In one window of Microbacterium dextranolyticum DNA:
- a CDS encoding ABC transporter ATP-binding protein has translation MHAQDLTLGYDHRTIVEGLSTRIPDGSFTVIIGPNACGKSTLLRGLSRLIAPEAGRVVFDGKEITRIPAKEVARRLGLLPQTALAPDGITVADLVARGRYPHQGLLRQWSTADEHAVRDALAATGTAELAPRRVDELSGGQRQRVWVAMVLAQNTDLLLLDEPTTFLDIAHQVELMELFAQLNREGRTIVAVLHDLNHAARYADHIIAMRDGRILAEGPPADVVTSELVERIYDLPNVVIADPITGGPLVVPRAAPLSQTARTATERMR, from the coding sequence CTGCACGCGCAGGACCTCACCCTCGGCTACGACCATCGCACGATCGTGGAGGGGCTCAGCACACGCATCCCGGACGGTTCGTTCACCGTGATCATCGGGCCGAACGCGTGCGGCAAGTCGACCCTCCTGCGCGGACTGTCACGGTTGATCGCGCCAGAAGCCGGCCGTGTCGTCTTCGACGGCAAGGAGATCACCCGCATCCCCGCCAAAGAGGTCGCGCGACGCCTCGGACTGCTGCCGCAGACGGCGCTCGCGCCCGACGGCATCACCGTCGCCGACCTCGTGGCGCGCGGGCGCTATCCGCATCAGGGACTGCTGCGCCAGTGGTCGACCGCCGACGAGCACGCGGTCCGCGACGCGCTCGCTGCCACGGGCACAGCCGAACTCGCCCCCCGGCGCGTGGACGAGCTCTCCGGAGGCCAGCGACAGCGGGTGTGGGTCGCCATGGTGCTGGCCCAGAACACCGACCTGCTGCTCCTCGACGAGCCGACCACGTTCCTCGACATCGCCCATCAGGTCGAACTCATGGAGCTGTTCGCCCAGCTCAACCGGGAGGGTCGCACGATCGTCGCCGTGCTGCACGACCTCAACCATGCCGCGCGCTACGCCGATCACATCATCGCGATGCGCGACGGTCGGATCCTCGCGGAGGGCCCGCCGGCCGACGTGGTCACGAGCGAACTCGTGGAGCGGATCTACGACCTGCCCAACGTCGTCATCGCCGATCCGATCACCGGCGGGCCGCTCGTGGTCCCCCGCGCCGCGCCGCTCTCGCAGACCGCGCGCACCGCGACGGAGCGAATGCGATGA
- a CDS encoding glycosyltransferase family 2 protein, giving the protein MSFDTDHTDSDALVTVIVPGRDVEAFASEAISSLRAQTFDRWHAILVDDGSLDATSDIFAEASRDPRFSLVRHDSPRGLGAARNAALDRVSTPYVGFLDADDVMTPHALELLVASLTASGSDVAVGAYVRLRPDDRGGYSAGDVQPWVRAATSPRRTGTTLAAHPEVSGNIVAWSKLSRVELWRRHDLRFPEGVLYEDQIVTQRLYTHARGIDVLPDVVVQWRERADGSSITQHTDSVPVLTDYLAGLRGGLRILDAAGHRAAARSRVRLILEMDAPSLVRIAQGHSDPAYRRLLGAFARELVARAELEGLKVEPAAAELGSAAALW; this is encoded by the coding sequence TCGCTGCGCGCGCAGACGTTCGACCGATGGCACGCGATCCTCGTCGACGACGGCTCACTCGACGCGACGAGCGACATCTTCGCCGAGGCATCCCGCGACCCCCGCTTCTCGCTCGTCCGGCACGATTCCCCGCGCGGTCTCGGGGCCGCCCGCAATGCGGCGCTCGATCGGGTGTCGACGCCGTACGTCGGCTTCCTCGACGCCGATGACGTCATGACCCCGCACGCCCTCGAGCTCCTCGTCGCGTCGCTCACCGCCTCCGGCAGCGACGTCGCCGTCGGCGCCTATGTGCGTCTGCGCCCCGACGATCGCGGAGGCTACTCGGCGGGCGACGTGCAACCGTGGGTCCGCGCCGCGACCTCGCCTCGCCGCACCGGCACCACACTCGCCGCTCACCCGGAGGTGTCGGGGAACATCGTCGCCTGGTCGAAGCTCAGCCGGGTGGAGTTGTGGCGGCGTCACGACCTGCGGTTCCCCGAAGGGGTTCTCTACGAAGATCAGATCGTGACCCAGCGTCTCTACACACACGCCCGCGGGATCGATGTCCTCCCCGACGTCGTCGTGCAGTGGCGTGAGCGCGCCGACGGCTCCTCGATCACGCAGCACACTGACAGCGTGCCCGTCCTGACGGACTACCTCGCGGGGCTGCGTGGGGGTCTGCGCATCCTCGATGCCGCCGGGCACCGGGCCGCGGCACGCTCTCGTGTGCGACTCATCCTCGAGATGGATGCACCGTCCCTCGTGCGGATCGCCCAGGGCCACTCCGACCCGGCGTACCGCCGACTGCTGGGAGCGTTCGCCCGCGAACTCGTCGCCCGCGCCGAACTCGAGGGGCTGAAGGTCGAGCCCGCAGCGGCAGAGCTGGGGAGCGCAGCCGCACTCTGGTGA
- a CDS encoding DUF1345 domain-containing protein: MASRHHSRVAVRGPVSIGVGVAVAVAIVPPLGWVAGLLAGWAALAIANVAWLLTALWPMDAARTRTHATTEDPGRVLARTIALTGSVASLGAVVAVLAGSHDTPATARLVAGIAVIAVAASWALIQVDYMLRYAHRFYARREAGVAGGIDFNQDEDPMYSDFGYFSVGLGMTYQVSDTNIEANEIRRIVVAQTLLAYLFGAVILATVINLVAGLG, from the coding sequence ATGGCATCCCGTCACCACTCCCGCGTGGCCGTTCGCGGCCCCGTGTCCATCGGCGTCGGCGTCGCGGTCGCGGTCGCGATCGTCCCGCCTCTCGGCTGGGTTGCAGGGCTCCTCGCCGGCTGGGCGGCGCTCGCGATCGCCAACGTCGCCTGGTTGCTGACAGCGCTGTGGCCGATGGATGCCGCGCGGACGCGGACGCACGCGACGACGGAAGACCCGGGCCGCGTGCTCGCCCGCACGATCGCCCTCACCGGCAGTGTGGCGAGCCTCGGCGCCGTCGTCGCCGTGCTCGCCGGCAGTCACGACACACCGGCGACGGCGCGCCTGGTGGCGGGGATCGCGGTGATCGCGGTTGCCGCCTCGTGGGCGCTCATCCAGGTCGACTACATGCTCCGCTACGCGCACCGCTTCTATGCGCGACGCGAGGCGGGCGTCGCGGGCGGGATCGATTTCAATCAGGACGAGGACCCGATGTACTCCGACTTCGGGTACTTCTCCGTCGGCCTCGGCATGACCTACCAGGTCTCCGACACCAACATCGAGGCGAACGAGATCCGCCGCATCGTGGTCGCCCAGACGCTGCTGGCCTATCTCTTCGGCGCCGTCATCCTCGCCACGGTGATCAACCTCGTCGCGGGCCTCGGCTGA
- a CDS encoding FecCD family ABC transporter permease, whose translation MTGLDFSPPLDAGYRRRVLRVGRWSGILRVRSAITGILLIALIAAVGVVSLGLGTYPLDPPAVVRVLLGGGEPLDRTVVFDWRMARTLAAILLGGLLAVSGALFQSVTRNPLASPDILGLSHGAFTGMLLSIVLFSASWPLMTVGAVAGGLLTALLIWSLAYRGGLQGFRLIVIGIGISAILASANTWMLLKVELETAMFASAWGAGTLNGVTAPPLIGALVCATPLILLLILVAPRLRQLDLGDDVATATGARPNTVRALALLAGVGLVSIATAVIGPVAFVALAAPQIARRVAGTPSLSLTLSGLVGAFVLLASDVVAQHVLPVALPVGVVTVSVGGLYLVITLVLEIRRRA comes from the coding sequence ATGACCGGTCTGGACTTCTCCCCGCCCCTCGATGCGGGCTACCGACGCCGCGTGCTGCGGGTCGGTCGCTGGTCGGGCATCCTGCGCGTGCGCTCGGCGATCACCGGCATCCTGCTCATCGCCCTCATCGCCGCGGTCGGTGTCGTCTCTCTGGGGCTCGGCACCTATCCTCTCGATCCGCCTGCCGTGGTACGCGTGCTGCTCGGCGGCGGCGAGCCGCTGGATCGAACGGTCGTCTTCGATTGGCGTATGGCGCGCACCCTCGCAGCGATCCTGCTCGGCGGCCTGCTCGCCGTGTCGGGAGCGCTGTTCCAGAGCGTGACCCGAAATCCGCTCGCGAGTCCCGACATCCTCGGGCTGTCGCACGGAGCCTTCACCGGGATGCTGCTGAGCATCGTGCTCTTCTCGGCGTCGTGGCCGCTCATGACGGTGGGCGCCGTGGCCGGCGGCCTGCTGACCGCGCTGCTCATCTGGAGCCTCGCCTATCGCGGCGGACTGCAGGGCTTCCGCCTCATCGTGATCGGTATCGGCATCTCGGCGATCCTCGCCTCGGCGAACACGTGGATGCTGCTGAAGGTCGAGCTCGAGACCGCGATGTTCGCCTCCGCCTGGGGCGCCGGAACACTGAACGGTGTGACCGCGCCGCCCCTCATCGGCGCGCTCGTCTGCGCCACCCCTCTGATCCTGCTGCTGATTCTCGTCGCACCTCGTCTCCGCCAACTCGACCTCGGCGACGACGTCGCCACGGCGACCGGTGCACGGCCGAACACCGTCCGCGCGCTGGCCCTCCTCGCCGGTGTCGGGCTCGTATCCATCGCGACCGCGGTGATCGGCCCCGTCGCCTTCGTCGCTCTCGCCGCTCCGCAGATCGCTCGCCGCGTCGCCGGCACACCGTCGCTCTCGCTCACGCTGTCGGGCCTGGTCGGTGCGTTCGTGCTGCTGGCATCCGACGTCGTCGCACAGCACGTCCTGCCCGTCGCCCTCCCCGTCGGTGTGGTCACCGTGTCGGTCGGCGGACTGTACCTCGTCATCACCCTCGTCTTGGAGATCCGTCGCCGTGCGTGA
- a CDS encoding ABC transporter ATP-binding protein produces MGGHAGGPPSRGAVAFRGVDEAAQRRLNAEAPDIPNLRGRVLAMFRPYRGRMLITGILVIVGAAIGVVPPLIIQRIFDDALFPASGTSPDLALLWRLVGAMIGLFLLSAVLGVVQTWLTATVGNAVTGDLRVRLFDHLQEMELGFFTRTKTGVIQSRLQNDVGGVSAVLTNTVTSILGNAVTVASALVAMILIDPRLTVISVILMPLLVLVQRRVGQVRARIAGQTQESLSELTSITQETLSVSGILLSKAMGRQGTESERYRHENANQVRLQVRRAMSGQGFFAVVQVLMSSVPAVIYLVAGYLVTGDAGGAVITAGTIVAFTTVQARLLMPLMGLMRVALDVQTSRALFARIFEYLDLVPAIRDDPDALDVADAPGPLGRIEFRDVVFRYPDAAPDARPTLDGVSFVAEHGQHIAFVGPSGAGKTTILYLAPRLYEASGGAVLFAGADVRTLAQTSIIGQVGIVSQETYLFHATVRDNLRYAKPDATDAELEAACVAANIHHVITGFADGYDTVVGERGYRLSGGEKQRIAIARVLLKDPPVLLLDEATSALDTVSERVVQEALDNAASGRTTLSIAHRLSTVIAADVIHVVDAGRIVESGTHTELLTRGGLYAELAAEQLAASRIEGFDDAVSPRSALPERRADRAPSGAVRESPMASAPGTATAADDVGEHWAPIS; encoded by the coding sequence ATGGGAGGGCACGCCGGCGGCCCGCCGTCGCGCGGCGCCGTCGCGTTCCGCGGCGTCGACGAGGCGGCGCAGCGACGGCTCAACGCCGAGGCCCCCGACATCCCGAACCTGCGCGGCCGCGTGCTCGCCATGTTCCGCCCGTACCGCGGTCGCATGCTCATCACCGGCATCCTCGTGATCGTCGGGGCCGCGATCGGGGTGGTCCCGCCGCTCATCATCCAACGCATCTTCGACGACGCGCTGTTCCCCGCGAGCGGGACGTCCCCCGACCTCGCCCTCCTCTGGCGCTTGGTCGGTGCGATGATCGGGCTGTTCCTGCTCTCCGCCGTTCTCGGCGTCGTGCAGACATGGCTCACCGCGACCGTCGGGAACGCCGTGACGGGGGACCTGCGCGTGCGACTGTTCGATCACCTCCAAGAGATGGAGCTGGGCTTCTTCACCCGCACCAAGACGGGTGTCATCCAGTCGCGTCTGCAGAACGACGTCGGCGGGGTGTCGGCCGTTTTGACCAACACGGTCACGAGCATTCTCGGCAATGCGGTCACGGTGGCCTCCGCACTGGTCGCGATGATCCTGATCGATCCGCGGCTGACCGTCATCTCGGTGATTCTGATGCCCCTGCTCGTGCTCGTGCAGCGCCGCGTCGGTCAGGTGCGCGCGCGCATCGCAGGTCAGACGCAGGAGTCGTTGAGCGAGCTGACGAGCATCACGCAGGAGACGCTGTCGGTCTCAGGCATCCTGCTCTCGAAGGCGATGGGTCGTCAGGGCACCGAATCGGAACGCTATCGACACGAGAACGCCAACCAGGTGCGTCTGCAGGTGCGACGCGCCATGAGCGGTCAAGGGTTCTTCGCGGTCGTGCAGGTGCTGATGTCGTCGGTGCCCGCGGTGATCTACCTGGTCGCCGGATACCTCGTCACCGGCGACGCCGGCGGAGCGGTGATCACGGCCGGCACGATCGTCGCCTTCACGACCGTGCAGGCGCGGCTGCTGATGCCGCTCATGGGACTCATGCGCGTCGCCCTGGACGTGCAGACCTCTCGTGCCCTGTTCGCTCGGATTTTCGAGTACCTCGACCTCGTGCCCGCGATCCGCGACGATCCGGACGCCCTCGACGTCGCCGACGCGCCCGGCCCGCTCGGTCGCATCGAGTTCCGCGATGTGGTGTTCCGCTACCCCGACGCCGCGCCGGATGCGCGGCCGACCCTCGACGGCGTCTCGTTCGTCGCCGAGCACGGTCAGCACATCGCCTTCGTCGGCCCGTCCGGCGCGGGGAAGACGACGATCCTCTACCTCGCGCCGCGCCTGTACGAGGCATCCGGGGGCGCGGTGCTGTTCGCCGGTGCGGACGTCCGCACGCTCGCCCAGACGTCGATCATCGGGCAGGTGGGCATCGTCTCTCAGGAGACCTACCTCTTCCACGCGACCGTCCGCGACAACCTGCGCTACGCGAAGCCGGATGCCACCGACGCCGAACTCGAGGCGGCGTGCGTGGCGGCGAACATCCACCATGTCATCACGGGCTTCGCAGACGGCTACGACACCGTCGTCGGCGAGCGCGGATACCGGTTGTCGGGCGGTGAGAAGCAGCGGATCGCCATCGCGCGGGTGCTGCTGAAGGACCCGCCGGTGCTGCTCCTCGACGAGGCCACATCGGCCCTCGACACCGTGTCGGAGCGAGTCGTGCAAGAAGCACTCGACAACGCGGCCTCCGGTCGCACGACGCTGTCGATCGCGCACCGGCTGTCCACGGTGATCGCCGCCGATGTCATCCACGTCGTCGATGCGGGGCGGATCGTCGAGTCGGGCACCCACACCGAACTGCTGACCCGGGGTGGCCTCTACGCCGAGCTCGCCGCCGAGCAGCTCGCGGCGTCGCGCATCGAAGGCTTCGACGACGCGGTCTCCCCGCGGTCGGCGCTGCCCGAGCGTCGCGCCGACCGAGCGCCGTCCGGGGCCGTCCGGGAGAGCCCGATGGCGTCGGCCCCCGGCACGGCGACGGCCGCCGATGACGTCGGAGAGCACTGGGCGCCGATCAGCTGA
- a CDS encoding LysR family transcriptional regulator: MNLAALQRFAAVVDADLHLPRAADALGIPLASLHTSIDRLEADVGHPLIDRRGTPWRLTQAGMLLLEEARRRITEAPAPVAPATPRAAAGGKAKASKGRGRAPIVKGQPKPYKKRQGR; the protein is encoded by the coding sequence ATGAACCTCGCCGCCCTGCAGCGCTTCGCGGCGGTGGTCGATGCGGACCTGCATCTGCCGCGCGCAGCCGACGCCCTCGGCATCCCGCTCGCGTCGCTGCACACCTCGATCGACAGGCTCGAAGCCGACGTCGGGCACCCGCTGATCGATCGTCGCGGTACGCCGTGGCGCCTCACGCAGGCAGGGATGCTGCTGCTCGAGGAGGCCCGCCGGCGCATCACCGAGGCGCCCGCGCCGGTCGCACCGGCGACGCCCCGAGCCGCCGCCGGCGGCAAGGCGAAGGCTTCGAAGGGCCGCGGCCGCGCGCCCATCGTGAAGGGCCAGCCCAAGCCCTACAAGAAGCGCCAGGGCCGATAG
- a CDS encoding FecCD family ABC transporter permease, giving the protein MALLLVSVTLSLALGSNPLDLATVLDALRGAGSAEAQYVVGDLRLPRTVTGIVVGVALGAAGALIQAFTRNPLADPGILGVNAGAAFAVAVGIAFFGLRDIASVVWLAFLGALVVTVAVYLIGSSGRGAADPIRLTLAGVALGAVFAGLTTGMTLSNPDAFDQMRSWHAGSLLGRGFDVLTPVLPFAALGAVAALVLAPGLNALALGEDVARAQGANVGGIRIGVIATVTVLAGTATALAGPIAFVGLMVPHVVRWTFGVDQRRILPLSILLAPSIVLLSDVLGRILIAPAEIPVGIVTPFIGAPLLIALARRRRASTLG; this is encoded by the coding sequence ATCGCTCTCCTCCTCGTCTCCGTCACGCTGTCGCTCGCACTCGGGTCGAACCCGCTCGACTTGGCGACGGTCCTGGACGCCCTGCGAGGAGCGGGTTCCGCGGAAGCCCAGTACGTCGTGGGCGATCTCCGGCTGCCGCGCACCGTCACGGGCATCGTCGTCGGCGTGGCCCTCGGCGCGGCGGGCGCGCTCATCCAGGCATTCACCCGGAATCCGCTCGCCGACCCGGGCATCCTCGGCGTGAACGCCGGCGCAGCCTTCGCCGTGGCCGTGGGCATCGCCTTCTTCGGTCTGCGCGACATCGCCTCCGTCGTTTGGCTCGCGTTCCTCGGTGCGCTCGTGGTCACCGTCGCGGTCTATCTGATCGGCTCGTCCGGGCGAGGCGCCGCCGACCCCATCCGGCTCACCCTGGCCGGCGTCGCGCTCGGGGCGGTCTTCGCCGGGCTGACGACCGGGATGACCCTGAGCAACCCGGACGCATTCGACCAGATGCGCTCGTGGCACGCCGGCTCGCTCCTCGGCCGCGGGTTCGACGTGCTCACCCCGGTGCTGCCGTTCGCCGCTCTCGGCGCGGTCGCGGCACTGGTCCTGGCGCCCGGACTCAATGCGCTGGCCCTCGGCGAGGACGTCGCACGGGCGCAGGGGGCGAATGTCGGCGGCATCCGGATCGGCGTCATCGCGACCGTCACCGTACTCGCCGGCACCGCGACCGCGCTCGCAGGACCGATCGCGTTCGTCGGACTCATGGTGCCGCACGTGGTGCGGTGGACCTTCGGCGTCGACCAGCGTCGCATCCTGCCGCTGTCGATACTCCTCGCGCCGAGCATCGTCCTGCTCTCGGACGTTCTGGGCCGGATCCTCATCGCACCGGCGGAGATCCCGGTCGGCATCGTAACGCCGTTCATCGGGGCGCCCCTGCTGATCGCGCTCGCACGCCGGCGGAGAGCGAGCACTCTCGGATGA
- a CDS encoding siderophore-interacting protein, whose translation MNAAPSRPWEYSAFRVRVDRTARLSPGFVRITLAGDALRNFAPWGLDQRIKLVLPMRDGTTPEFGLQTDPTPHPREWYARWKALPEDERNVLRTYTPSAIRSDAGEIDVDVFVHEPAGPASTWAMTCAPGDELTITGPDARAGWTGYGIHFVPPHGCERLLLIGDESALPAVRNIVRAMPTTATDALLEIADPDDAVLAASVAPESRARIRVVERDGMPGESLEKAARAWLRAHGGMLAGAYAWIAGEASTTTRIRGLLTAAGMTKEQVAFLGYWKSGGPLVG comes from the coding sequence ATGAATGCCGCTCCGTCACGGCCCTGGGAGTACAGCGCGTTCCGCGTGCGCGTCGATCGGACCGCCCGGCTGAGCCCCGGTTTCGTGCGCATCACCCTCGCCGGGGACGCGCTGCGGAATTTCGCTCCGTGGGGGCTCGATCAGCGCATCAAGCTGGTGCTGCCGATGCGCGACGGCACGACGCCCGAGTTCGGCCTTCAGACGGATCCGACGCCGCATCCGCGGGAGTGGTACGCACGGTGGAAGGCGCTCCCCGAGGATGAGCGGAACGTGCTGCGCACCTACACGCCGTCGGCGATCCGGTCGGATGCCGGGGAGATCGACGTGGACGTGTTCGTGCACGAGCCCGCGGGTCCCGCGTCGACGTGGGCGATGACGTGCGCGCCGGGCGACGAGCTGACGATCACCGGTCCCGATGCGCGCGCGGGCTGGACGGGCTACGGCATTCACTTCGTGCCCCCGCACGGGTGCGAACGCCTGCTGCTGATCGGCGACGAATCGGCGTTGCCCGCCGTGCGCAACATCGTGCGCGCGATGCCGACGACGGCTACGGACGCGCTGCTCGAGATCGCCGATCCCGACGATGCGGTGCTCGCGGCATCCGTCGCGCCGGAGAGCCGGGCACGTATCCGGGTCGTCGAGCGCGACGGGATGCCGGGAGAGAGCCTCGAGAAGGCGGCACGCGCGTGGCTCAGAGCGCACGGCGGCATGCTCGCGGGCGCGTATGCATGGATCGCCGGCGAGGCATCCACGACGACGCGCATCCGCGGGCTGCTCACCGCCGCGGGCATGACGAAGGAACAGGTCGCGTTCCTCGGGTACTGGAAGAGCGGAGGCCCGCTCGTCGGCTGA
- a CDS encoding DHA2 family efflux MFS transporter permease subunit, with amino-acid sequence MASVDTGTESVDPLDPSETNDAPPRDPIGAKENRVIWLLLAAAFVAILNETTMGVAIPHLIGDLDITAVAAQWLTTAFMLTMAVVIPTTGFLLNRFSTRAMFVTAMGLFSAGTLIAVLAPGFEVLVVARVVQASGTAIMMPLLMTTLMTVVPPHLRGRMMGRMSVVISLAPAIGPTMAGIVLDTLSWRWIFAIVLPIALIALVAGIRWIPNIGERTHAPLDVVSVVLSALGFGGLVFGLSQIGGDHGGTSSPDASGASTVTLVIALAIGVVALALFVWRQLALQKVDDALLDLRIFRSGNFSLSVAHFAVMSLAFFGTITALPLYLQGTLRMSATESGLAVLPGALAMGLLGPVIGRIYDQRGTRVLLLPGTIIVLAVLWGFTTLTESTPVWIIVVAQTLFSVGLAMSFTPLFTASLGSLPPRFYSYGSATVSTVQQVAGAAGIALLITIMSSVGAAAAQAGTEAHAAGAAGARAAFLLAAIIATPLLISAFFIRKPADAIEDAPPAH; translated from the coding sequence ATGGCATCCGTCGACACCGGCACCGAGTCCGTCGACCCCCTCGACCCGTCCGAGACCAACGACGCCCCGCCGAGGGACCCCATCGGCGCGAAGGAGAACCGCGTCATCTGGCTGCTGCTCGCGGCCGCGTTCGTCGCGATCCTGAACGAGACCACGATGGGTGTCGCGATCCCTCACCTCATCGGCGACCTCGACATCACCGCCGTGGCGGCGCAATGGCTGACGACGGCATTCATGCTCACGATGGCCGTCGTCATCCCGACCACGGGATTCCTCCTCAATCGGTTCTCGACCCGCGCGATGTTCGTGACCGCGATGGGGCTCTTCTCGGCGGGAACGCTGATCGCCGTTCTCGCTCCCGGCTTCGAGGTGCTCGTCGTGGCCCGCGTCGTCCAGGCATCCGGCACGGCGATCATGATGCCGCTGCTCATGACGACCCTGATGACCGTCGTGCCGCCGCATCTGCGCGGGCGCATGATGGGGCGGATGAGCGTCGTGATCTCGCTCGCGCCGGCGATCGGTCCGACGATGGCCGGAATCGTGCTCGACACCCTCAGCTGGCGCTGGATCTTCGCGATCGTGCTGCCGATCGCGCTGATCGCGCTCGTCGCCGGCATCCGGTGGATCCCGAACATCGGTGAGCGGACACATGCACCCCTCGACGTCGTCTCGGTCGTCCTGTCGGCGCTCGGCTTCGGCGGCCTGGTGTTCGGCCTCAGCCAGATCGGCGGCGACCACGGCGGCACATCCTCCCCCGATGCGTCGGGCGCGAGCACGGTGACACTCGTCATCGCTCTGGCAATCGGAGTGGTCGCACTCGCCCTGTTCGTGTGGCGTCAGCTCGCGCTGCAGAAGGTCGATGACGCTCTTCTGGACCTTCGGATCTTCCGCTCGGGGAACTTCTCGCTGTCCGTCGCGCACTTCGCCGTCATGTCGCTCGCGTTCTTCGGCACGATCACGGCGCTGCCTCTCTATCTGCAGGGAACGCTGCGGATGAGCGCCACGGAGTCGGGACTCGCGGTGCTGCCCGGAGCGCTCGCGATGGGTCTGCTCGGGCCCGTCATCGGCAGGATCTACGATCAACGCGGCACGCGCGTGCTCCTGCTGCCCGGCACGATCATCGTTCTGGCGGTGCTCTGGGGCTTCACAACCCTCACCGAGTCGACTCCGGTGTGGATCATCGTCGTGGCGCAGACGCTGTTCTCGGTGGGGCTCGCGATGTCGTTCACCCCGCTGTTCACCGCGTCGCTCGGTTCGCTGCCGCCCCGGTTCTACTCGTATGGCAGTGCGACGGTCTCCACCGTCCAGCAGGTGGCCGGCGCCGCAGGCATCGCACTGCTCATCACGATCATGTCGTCGGTGGGCGCGGCGGCAGCGCAGGCGGGCACCGAGGCGCACGCGGCCGGAGCCGCCGGCGCACGGGCTGCGTTCCTGCTGGCGGCGATCATCGCGACACCGCTGCTGATCAGCGCGTTCTTCATCCGCAAGCCCGCCGATGCCATCGAGGATGCGCCGCCGGCGCACTGA
- a CDS encoding ABC transporter substrate-binding protein, whose protein sequence is MRPPAPRRALTLIAAVAALGVILTGCSAASRPDATTSMSAASAGTHAVEHARGTTEVPDSPQRVVVLEPVELDTAVALGVTPVGAALPANVGGVPAYLGVSGVQSVGTVAEPDLEAIASLRPDLILGTEARHSKLYDQLSAIAPTVFMKTQADPWQRNVALIGDALGHRTQAMALVDDFNSRCARIASEYPVAGKTANFVRPLSETSLRIYSPTSFAGSALACVGLTIPAQPWDGDGGIGRDISPENILDAKADYVFVSSIDPADATTTPPAITRNAGEFPSLTLVDTSYWLSGVGPKGGELVLDDIEKFLAAHR, encoded by the coding sequence ATGCGTCCTCCCGCGCCCCGCCGAGCTCTGACGCTCATCGCCGCCGTCGCCGCCCTCGGCGTCATCCTCACCGGCTGCTCCGCCGCATCACGCCCCGACGCCACCACGTCGATGAGTGCAGCAAGCGCCGGGACGCACGCGGTCGAGCACGCACGCGGCACGACCGAGGTCCCCGACAGCCCGCAGCGCGTGGTCGTCCTCGAACCGGTCGAGCTCGACACCGCCGTGGCACTCGGCGTGACCCCGGTCGGCGCGGCCCTCCCCGCCAACGTCGGAGGCGTGCCGGCGTACCTCGGCGTGAGCGGCGTCCAGTCCGTGGGCACCGTCGCCGAGCCTGACCTCGAGGCGATCGCCTCCCTCAGGCCCGACCTGATCCTCGGCACCGAAGCCCGCCATTCGAAGCTGTACGACCAGCTCTCCGCGATCGCTCCGACGGTCTTCATGAAGACGCAGGCCGACCCGTGGCAGCGAAACGTCGCACTCATCGGCGACGCCCTCGGCCACCGCACGCAGGCGATGGCGCTCGTCGACGACTTCAATTCCCGCTGCGCGCGGATCGCGTCGGAGTATCCCGTCGCCGGAAAGACCGCCAACTTCGTCCGGCCGCTCAGCGAGACATCGCTGCGGATCTACTCCCCCACGTCGTTCGCGGGGAGCGCGCTGGCCTGCGTCGGACTCACGATCCCCGCCCAGCCCTGGGACGGCGACGGCGGCATCGGTCGAGACATTTCGCCCGAGAACATCCTCGATGCGAAAGCCGACTACGTCTTCGTCAGCAGCATCGATCCCGCGGATGCCACGACGACGCCCCCCGCCATCACGCGCAACGCGGGCGAGTTCCCCTCGCTGACGCTCGTCGACACGAGCTACTGGCTCTCGGGGGTCGGGCCCAAGGGCGGCGAGCTCGTCCTCGACGACATCGAGAAGTTCCTCGCCGCGCACCGGTGA